A single genomic interval of Bdellovibrionota bacterium harbors:
- a CDS encoding ribonucleoside-diphosphate reductase small subunit, whose amino-acid sequence MSTSEFLLQENKQRFVLFPIKHKEVWEMYKKAEASFWTAEEIDLSHDQNDWEKLTDNERHFISHVLAFFAASDGIVNENLAVRFSNEVQIPEARCFYGFQIAMENIHSETYSLLIDTYIKDPAMKDKLFNAFETVPAVKKKADWALKWINNTNSFAERLVAFAAVEGIFFSGSFCSIFWLKKRGLMPGLTFSNELISRDEGLHCDFACLLYSMLQDKLSEDTIHKIISDAVAIEKEFITEALPVNLIGMNADMMSKYIEFVADRSLTSLGYAKLYNTKNPFDWMELISLQGKTNFFEKRVGDYQKAGVMNDKADQIFTLEAEF is encoded by the coding sequence ATGTCTACTTCAGAATTTCTACTACAAGAAAATAAACAAAGATTTGTTCTCTTCCCAATCAAACACAAGGAAGTTTGGGAAATGTACAAAAAAGCCGAGGCGTCGTTTTGGACCGCTGAGGAAATCGATTTGAGTCATGATCAAAATGACTGGGAAAAATTAACGGACAACGAGCGACACTTCATTTCGCACGTGCTAGCGTTTTTTGCTGCCAGCGACGGCATTGTAAATGAAAATCTCGCAGTGAGATTCTCAAATGAAGTGCAAATTCCTGAAGCGAGATGTTTCTACGGATTCCAAATCGCTATGGAGAACATTCACTCCGAAACCTATTCATTATTGATTGATACTTATATTAAAGATCCTGCAATGAAAGATAAACTCTTCAACGCTTTCGAGACAGTACCTGCGGTAAAGAAAAAAGCGGACTGGGCATTGAAGTGGATCAACAACACAAACTCTTTTGCTGAAAGATTAGTGGCGTTTGCGGCTGTGGAAGGAATTTTCTTCTCGGGTAGCTTTTGCTCTATCTTCTGGTTAAAGAAGCGCGGACTAATGCCTGGGCTTACGTTCTCTAATGAATTGATCTCTAGAGATGAAGGGCTACATTGTGATTTTGCATGTCTTCTCTATAGCATGTTACAAGACAAACTTTCTGAAGACACAATTCACAAAATAATTAGCGATGCCGTTGCGATTGAAAAAGAATTCATCACGGAAGCTCTTCCTGTAAACCTTATTGGAATGAATGCAGATATGATGTCTAAATACATCGAGTTCGTAGCAGACAGATCATTGACGTCACTGGGTTACGCAAAACTTTATAACACAAAAAATCCTTTCGATTGGATGGAGTTGATCTCGCTTCAAGGGAAAACAAACTTCTTTGAGAAGAGAGTGGGTGACTATCAAAAAGCCGGCGTCATGAACGACAAAGCCGATCAAATCTTTACACTAGAAGCGGAGTTTTAA
- a CDS encoding ribonucleoside-diphosphate reductase subunit alpha: MFVLKRDGRKETVQFDKITSRIKKLCYGLDADFVDAAEVAMKVVNGVYDGVTTSELDNLAAETAAYLTTKHPDYAILAARIAVSNLHKNTKKTFSQVVEDLYRYIDPKNGQKAPLISDEVYKVVMDNAEKLDSAIIYDRDFDFEYFGFKTLERSYLLKLKGQVVERPQHMLMRVSVGIHGTDIPAAIETYNLLSQKWFTHATPTLFNAGTPKPQMSSCFLLTMKDDSIPGIFDTLKQCAVISQSAGGIGLSVHNIRAQGSYIKGTNGTSNGIVPMLKVFNDTARYVDQGGGKRKGAFAIYLEPWHSDVFEFLDLRKNHGKEEMRARDLFFAMWTPDLFMKRVEENGTWSLFCPNEAPGLADCWGEEFEALYTKYEAEGRARKTIKAQELWFKILESQSETGTPYMLYKDSANRKSNQQNLGTIKSSNLCTEIMEYTAADEVAVCNLASLALPKFVINGQFDHKKLFEVTRVATKNLNKIIDLNYYPVEEAKRSNFRHRPIGLGVQGLADTFILLRMGFDSEEAAKLNSEIFETIYFAALSASNEIAQELGHYETYPGSPISKGILQHDMWNVKASPRWDWETLRANIKKSGVRNSLLVAPMPTASTSQILGNNECFEPYTSNIYTRRVLAGEFAIVNKHLMKDLIELGQWNPAIKNKIISHNGSVQNIPEIPDHLKLIYKTAWEIKQKTILDMAADRGAFIDQSQSLNIFMEQPNFAKLTSMHFHAWKRGLKTGMYYLRSRPAADAIKFTVDQETKKSEISTTPAQAMELLAMKAQQAATWDPATEAVRFQPTMEAGAGGFAAIPVSTTMQMSTPAPERQLSPREQKLLEERTAMTEAEFLAAQQACSLENPDSCEMCGS, from the coding sequence ATGTTCGTATTAAAAAGAGATGGCAGAAAAGAAACTGTACAATTCGATAAAATCACCTCACGTATCAAAAAACTTTGTTACGGATTGGATGCAGATTTCGTAGATGCAGCCGAAGTAGCAATGAAAGTTGTCAACGGAGTTTATGATGGGGTTACTACATCAGAACTCGATAACTTGGCCGCAGAAACAGCAGCCTACTTAACAACCAAGCATCCAGATTACGCGATCTTGGCGGCAAGAATCGCCGTTTCGAATTTGCATAAGAATACCAAGAAGACTTTCTCCCAAGTGGTGGAAGATCTTTATAGATATATCGATCCTAAGAACGGTCAAAAGGCTCCGCTTATCTCTGACGAAGTTTATAAAGTTGTTATGGATAACGCGGAAAAATTAGATTCAGCGATCATTTACGATAGAGATTTTGATTTTGAATATTTCGGATTTAAAACTCTAGAGAGATCTTACCTTTTAAAATTAAAAGGCCAAGTGGTAGAAAGACCGCAACACATGCTCATGCGCGTGTCCGTGGGAATTCATGGTACCGATATTCCGGCAGCTATTGAAACGTATAATCTTCTTTCTCAAAAATGGTTCACGCACGCGACACCAACACTATTCAATGCGGGAACGCCTAAGCCTCAAATGTCTTCTTGTTTCTTATTAACAATGAAAGACGATTCTATTCCGGGAATTTTTGATACTCTAAAACAATGCGCGGTGATTTCTCAATCGGCAGGTGGAATTGGACTGAGTGTTCATAACATTAGAGCTCAAGGAAGTTACATCAAAGGAACCAACGGAACTTCTAACGGTATCGTACCGATGCTGAAAGTATTTAACGATACAGCAAGATACGTGGATCAAGGAGGCGGAAAACGCAAAGGTGCCTTCGCAATTTATCTTGAACCATGGCACTCAGATGTTTTTGAATTTTTGGACTTGAGAAAAAACCACGGTAAAGAAGAAATGAGAGCTCGCGATCTATTCTTCGCTATGTGGACTCCAGATCTTTTCATGAAGAGAGTCGAAGAAAACGGAACATGGTCACTCTTTTGTCCGAACGAAGCTCCGGGTCTTGCTGACTGTTGGGGTGAGGAGTTCGAGGCGCTTTATACAAAATACGAAGCTGAAGGCAGAGCAAGAAAAACAATTAAGGCTCAAGAGTTATGGTTCAAGATTTTAGAATCTCAATCAGAAACTGGAACGCCCTACATGCTCTATAAAGACAGCGCGAACAGAAAATCGAACCAACAAAATCTTGGTACGATCAAATCATCAAATCTTTGCACTGAAATCATGGAGTACACGGCTGCTGATGAAGTTGCAGTTTGTAACCTAGCTTCACTCGCTCTTCCAAAGTTTGTGATCAACGGTCAGTTCGATCACAAAAAACTTTTTGAGGTCACAAGAGTTGCTACAAAAAACTTAAACAAAATTATCGACCTTAACTACTATCCAGTAGAAGAAGCGAAAAGATCAAATTTCAGACACCGACCGATTGGTTTGGGCGTTCAAGGTTTAGCAGACACGTTCATTCTTTTGAGAATGGGTTTTGATTCTGAAGAAGCGGCAAAATTGAATTCTGAAATTTTTGAAACGATTTACTTTGCGGCGCTATCTGCTTCAAATGAAATTGCTCAAGAGCTTGGTCACTATGAAACTTATCCAGGATCTCCAATCTCTAAAGGAATTTTACAACACGATATGTGGAACGTAAAAGCTTCTCCAAGATGGGATTGGGAAACTCTTAGAGCAAACATCAAGAAGTCGGGCGTAAGAAACTCTCTTTTGGTTGCGCCAATGCCTACGGCCTCCACTTCGCAAATTCTTGGGAACAATGAATGTTTTGAACCCTACACTTCGAACATTTACACCAGAAGAGTTCTTGCCGGTGAGTTTGCCATCGTGAATAAGCATTTGATGAAGGATTTGATCGAGTTGGGTCAATGGAATCCAGCAATCAAAAACAAAATCATTTCACACAATGGCTCGGTCCAAAATATCCCAGAAATTCCAGATCACCTGAAATTGATTTACAAAACAGCTTGGGAAATTAAGCAAAAAACGATTCTGGATATGGCAGCAGACCGTGGCGCGTTCATTGATCAGAGCCAAAGCTTAAATATCTTTATGGAGCAGCCGAATTTTGCAAAATTAACCTCTATGCATTTCCATGCATGGAAGAGAGGTTTGAAAACAGGGATGTATTACCTAAGGTCAAGACCAGCGGCAGACGCCATCAAGTTCACGGTAGATCAAGAAACGAAGAAATCAGAAATTTCTACGACTCCCGCGCAAGCAATGGAGCTTTTGGCAATGAAAGCGCAACAGGCGGCAACTTGGGATCCAGCCACAGAGGCGGTTAGATTCCAGCCGACTATGGAAGCAGGCGCTGGAGGCTTTGCCGCAATTCCAGTTTCAACGACCATGCAAATGTCGACGCCAGCTCCTGAAAGACAACTTTCTCCTAGAGAGCAAAAACTTTTAGAAGAACGTACCGCAATGACTGAAGCAGAATTTTTAGCAGCTCAACAAGCGTGCTCATTAGAAAATCCTGATTCATGCGAGATGTGCGGATCGTAA